The Silene latifolia isolate original U9 population chromosome X, ASM4854445v1, whole genome shotgun sequence genome contains the following window.
TCAAGAAAAACCTCAATATGAATGAACAATGAGCCAGCCTGTAGGCTGTAGCCCTTATCATCAATGTTGTACTAGCTACATAAGTCATAACTATTTCTCTCCAAGTATGATTCAATGAGTGTTAGACCATGACAGAACAACGAACAGAGGTTTTGTCCATTATCAAAGAGAATATCAAGGATCAATTGCAGATATAATAGGTTGCCAAAAAATGTGACTTTCATACGTGGAAGATAATTAATCGTCACAAACTTAGGCATATTTGAGGGAGGGTGGGGCTAAGGGAAAATATTCTAAAACAAGATCACTAGATTCACTACACGTCAATTTTTTTAACTTCAGCATACTTCAGTTTTTCGCCAAAATGAATATGAATCCATAGTTACACAAAGGAATGCGCAATAGTCTTAGATGGTCAAACAAGGACTCATTATTTATTGATTCTGTCTTATGatgggaaaaaaaaaacaaatggttcAGTAAACTGGTTGCTTCTTTTTATGTGAAGTGGCCCTTTCGAAACAACCTATCTGTGTTAGCTAATACGAGGGTACGGTGACGTACAATCAACTGCCCTTACAAATCACAAATTGTGGGAGTCCTTGAGGCAGTGGGGTAATGTTGTTTTTAAGTCAATCGTAGACTAAAACATATGAACAAGAATGCCCCATGTTGCTTCGACTTGGCTGCATGGTGTTTCTGACACTCTAACATGACACAACACTTTGAACTTCATTATAGGCCAAACATAAAATTTCTTCAGAAATAGCCATAATCTGACACTGAGACGCCAATTTGTGTATGGCACCGTGTCGCAAATGACACTTGCAACCGAGTCAAATAACATAGGAACTGGCAAAAGCCTATGACTATAATAGACATAATACCTCAGCATTGCATAATGTACAAAATAAGGCATCTTCTCTGTTGCCTTGCTGCTCCTCCATAGGCTCTTTACGGCAATCTTCAAGGACAAACAATGCACAAAGAATTCCACCCATGCCCCTACAAGATGACATTTTCCTTTCCGTCTGTGCATAATTGCTAACATCGGGAACTTCCCTAGCAGACCCAATCTTACTCAAGTTACTTGCCATTGTTGAGCTCCGGGACACTGAATATGGGGAGGAGTGACCATCTGTCCTACGCTCATTTAGTCCAGCAGACCCATCCTTGACTGATGCTCCATGTTTTTCTAAGCATGGTTGACCATCAAATTTAGACATGATTCCTGGATCTGCTGGATTAATTGCAGTACACCTCACGTAAAGAATGAATACTATGAGAGCCTACAATTGCCAAATTGAAATAGGAATGAATCAATATAACAGATTAATAGACCACATCAAAAGCCAACACTATAAAATATTAATAAACTATATATAGTGAAGATAATTAAGTCAACCGACTCATGGAAAAGGTTGCAACATGTAAACAGTTTTTTAAGTGTTTCTAAAATCTAGATAAAACTTTAACTCCTATAGTCCTACCGATAATGCTGGACAAATTCTAGTATCAATATGGTTGCATTACTCTGTTAAAGGAAAAATACACCTTTTACTGTTACACAATTACGACGATTAGGAGTaacaactttctgaaaaatgggTCTGTTCCTACGCATATACCATATATCCCTGCTGGATAAATAAGACGATATTTATTTGAGAAGAAAGAATGAAgtgtataaaaaataaaaatgaagaaaagaagtTCATGACTGTGTCATCAATGAATCCACGCAAAATGTTACAAAGTGACAAAGCACTTAAATTGCCACAACATGCTAGTCTATTTGTCTGGCGATGTGCGCTTCTTTTCCAGAAACAAATTCTTCAAGCTCAAAAAACAAGTGATGCCCTCTATCTTAGACAAAGCTCCACGTGTCTAGCTCCCACATGACCTACTCTCGGCCCCACTGTGAAAAGAGCTCTATTATGATTTATGCACATGTGACTATGCGAGTGTCCCACATTTTTATGAAGGTGAGAGTTCGTCGGCCAAACCTATTGGTCATCTGAATTTCTTATCAAACCCTAATGTAATGCTTCCACTCCACATTAACATTTTGTTTTCACTTTATGTCTTCTCCCACTCCcccatctctctctctcttgtgcTTAGAGTCATCTCAAAAACAGCTTAGCAATAAAGCAACGCCTGCTGGTAGCTTTTAAGTAAATGACGGACAATAACCAAAAGACCAAATAAATTACGGACCAGCAAAAAGAATTAAATTATCATACCACTGGAGAATAAGTGGCCACTAAAGTATACTCCCATATCCGACCTCCGAGGAACGGGGCAAGGAAAACGTAGAATTCCACCACAAGCAAGCAGTATACAGTAATTGCAACAACCTAAAAAGAGAATAGATAAAGCAATTAGTAACATCATGTTGTTAAAGCATATAATAGTATTTTGCACCATAGAAACATATAGCGACAAATTGATATTGAAAACACTGAAATGCGGTACCTGTGGCCTCAAAGTCTCTAAATAGCCAAAGGAACAATTAATTTACAACTTAAAAAGTGACATTGATAGTCTCTTCTAACCCTTTTTTTGGATTGGGGAATTTGGAGAGggaatatttcctttgtttagGTAGCAAAATGGTTAGAGGATTGAAGGAGACTGAAAATGAATCCCTCCAATTCCCTCATCCACGGCAAATTATTTTCCCATCCAAAAAAATTGGACGGAAAACCCCTTTCCTTcattcccctccctttcccttccctctttCCTCCTCCACTCCCTTTCCCTCCATATTTTGTATCCAAACAAGACCTTAGTCTCTCCAACCACCACCCAACTCTCTCTATATATCAAAAGACTAACACAGTAACACAATAACTTTGTTAGTTGCTTAGCTTTCACACATAAATCCCGAGACGAGATTCCCGACATTTAAACACTCAGACTCTCCCCTTATGATACTTTGACTCAGGTCCGGGTGTGGGTGTTGAACACAGAAGCGCAAGCATTTTACATTAACACCGCCACCATCAAAACATCCTAACCATGTTCAACAACTTCTTTCTTCCAACACTCAATCCTCGCAATCAATAGAAACACTATTTCAACTGGTTTCCTCAAATACACTTTGCGCTATACCGATATAAAAACCATCACATTCTATTGCGATATTAGATATTTTCGGGATATTTTGTTccatcttttcttttctcaatttTATCACATTCACATTATTCAACAACTCTACCAATTCAACACTCCCCTCATCCAACAAACACTGCAATATATCACCCTCACTTCATCAGTCAACTATAGTAAATAATTATCTGatctactccctccgtctcaatcatttgtttacctttgattaaaacaaAGAATTTCCGGTAATAAGACAAATACTCCGTATATTTTCTAACAGAAATTGAATTGAAGTCAGTAAACCCGACAACATTGTCTACACTACCGAAAACGGaaatttaatataaaaataaaaaaaaaattaataaaaaaagaaACCTGAAATGTATGAGCAGGTAGCTGAAATCCATGCTTCCTGGGCATTATATTGAGCAGAAATTATGCACAGCAAAATAAGCTACTAATTTTAGATGAATTAAACACAAGAGAAAAAGAGTAAAGGAGGATTGTTCATTGATTGATACATTAAAAGTGGGAAAAGCTGTAAAGAGtgaaaaaacaattaattaaacatgaaaaaaaggaaaagggaaaaagGTGTGAAAGTAATTGAGAAAACACGAAgtaggaggaaagaaagaagatTGGGGTGGGGCCTGGAGGTTGGGTGTGTGTACGTGGAGGGAGTTGAGTGGTGGTGGACTTGCTTTGAATTAAAGGAGAGGATCCATATTTTTAGGCTTTGGGTGGTTTGGTTCAAAAGGTcgaaatggattggaatggaatgAGATATCATGAGGGAGTCAGAAACCCGAGTGGGAAgttgggtatgggattccaaggggttggggtggaatgagaatccatcagcattctaactccattccaaaataccTCAACAAAACACTATAATCACtcaaatccattccattccatttcAACACCCCTAATCAAACACCCCCTTAGGCCTTAATGGACCTGAACTGAACTTAAGCTAGTAATGTTGATGTTGATATAGTTTTATCGGTTTCAATTTTTTTAATGTAATTACcgtaaaaaaaacataaaacaagTGAACTAGCATCCAATGTTTAACACAAGTGTAATTAATTAAAAGCAAATTCGATTGTGGTAAAATGGAAAAAAATGAATTTTACACCAcccaaaagacacactagagtAAAATAGCTCAAAAGAgatagccaaaatgtccaaaatagtTAACCTCCTTTCAAGCAGTTATTACCTTAAATCCCAAATTGTATTTGAGATATGTTTTTGGCATTTTTAGTCAATTCGTCAAAGATTCAAGacttatttaaatttatttatttcgttTTGCTAGGAACTTATAAATTTAGACAACCTCACTTATATAGTTACGCTATTCTAAGGTCATTTAAAAATTTACTACCACAAACAACATATGTTATAATTTTTTAATGTAGTCAGACAACATTTTCTAATTCACATGAATCTCAAAACCATGTGATGTTTCACTTTTTAGGCATTGCAAATTCCTACAtacaaccaaacaacatcttaATTGTATTAGGGAATAATTAAGACAacttttaattatattaaattgtATGTTAGTATTTCTTTTCACCATCGGATTTAAGTCCAAATACATAATTCATAATGCAAACTTAAGAATATTATGGAAACACCTAAACCTATGACCAAGTATTTAAGCGGGTGGGTTATGGGATGGGTTAGGGTGGAGATTGTGGCATACATTGGGTTTGAGTGTGTGAGAGAGTGAGCAGGAGAAATGTGGAAAGGGCTGGATGAGAGGGGAAAGTAGGGTGTTTGCTATACTGGGTGTTGGGCGTTGTGAGGCGAGAAATAAGAGGGTATTTAAGGGAGAGAGGGTAAGGCTGGATGACATTATAAGGAGGACGATAAGCCTAAATAGAGAGATATATAAGGAGGACGAGGGGGTAAGCGAGGTAAGGCATGTTGGGGACGGAAGACGTAAAGAAAAATGACGAGGAAGAGGGGCGGTTTGATACAAGTCATGGTCGGGTGGCAGAAACTGAGTCGAGGAAGGGTGAAAATCAAAGTTGATGCAGTGGTTAATGAGGGAGTTCCCGGGGTGAGTATGTGAATGGTGTGTAAGGACGAAGATGGGAGAGTGGTGTGGGGAGCCTCAGCTCAGCAAAGGGGGGAGGGGGGGTGGCCTAACCATTATTGTGGAAGCGGTGACGGTGTTGATTGGTCTTCATAAAGCCCGTAGAAAAGGGTACCACGAGTCCATTATATTATTATCGAAAGTGATTGCTTGACGGTGATAAAGCTTTGAATCAACAACGATCAAGCATAAgtgatttatttattgttttcgaCGTTAGTTTTTGAGATAGGATCCTCTCCAATACTTTTCCAAGAGAAAAATGAGGGATTACATACCTGCTGCAATTACCATCGTACTCCTTTTGTGTGTGTTAAATAAGTACTTGATTCCATTTACTAGAGAGGATCTCAGTTGGTTATTTTCACTTTTGAAAAGACTTTGAAAAGGTTGATTAGTCTTCTGTTCCTAGGACGTTTAACAGGGCCGCTCGTGACCTGGCGCATGCTAACCCATGGCATATAGGTTCTCGATTTTGGTCTAGCAATCTCCTTATAAACATTTTGTACGCTGCTTCAAATGATTTGCGATATATGAATTAAGTCCTTGGTCATGTTGAGGTGTAGAGGACATGGTTGCTAAGGATCGCGGAGATGGAGACGTGGCTTGAAGGGGCGGTAGAGAAATTGGTTAGTCGattgttgtatttttgttttattttgatttatttttaGCTTGTTGGGCTAGTTTCTCTTATTGGGTCCGTCTTATGTTATAGGACGATCCTATAAAAGAGTTGATGTTTGTGATATATGAATTAAGTTTTTGGTCATGTTTTCTTTAAAAACAACGAATTTAAAAAGTTCCAAATACATATTATTCCTATAAAAAAAATATTCGAATAATATATCAACGCTTGATCAATGAGCCtcaaaaaaattgagaaaaataaaagaaaagaaaaagagtaaAGACAGGGTGGAAAATAGAGAGAGGAAGTGAGGAGAATCCGGAAACACCATCAAATAAGCAAGGGACGAGAAAACGACTGATATTTTTGACAAAACTTGAAAACATTTTTCCACAAAAATAAAgaaatgattatgattattagtGTGAGATCTTAGGAAGAGAAGAGTTCAACACacaaatagaaaataaaataatagtaataataatgtcAAATACTACAAATGAAACAAGCACCCGAAGCAGCAGGATTCCACATATGGATCCACCTACTGACCGTCCTGTCCGGGTCTACGCCGATGGCATCTACGATCTCTTTCATTTTGGTCATGCTCGTTCTCTTGAACAAGCCAAAAAATCGTATGCTCCCTTTTTATTGTGTTTTTACGTATGTTTATCAGTATTTTAATCATAGctaaacaaataattgggacaGAGCGGGTATTTCATTGGTACATTTGGTTTGTTATTTTGAATTGTGGGCTATTTGTTGGTTAAGCAAGGCACGCTAGGGACCTTTTCTTTTGGTCTTTTCTCTAATTTTTTCCTCGAACGGACAAATAAAATATGATGAGAAGTGCAAGTGGCTGTTATATGAGGAGAATTATGTTATCGGTTTGTGAGAGGAAAAGATCGGAGAAAACTCGAAAGAGACTATCCCTTACATTGCGGTTTTGTGAATGTGATTTGTAGTAAAGGATGGTAATTTTGTTGTTGGTGCATTACGAATGATTCACAGTGTATTGTTCGTAAAAGACGACATTATACATTGCCTTAAGGCTTCTGTAAATTGCGGGATCATGTTGGAGTTGACTATTGTGATGTTTCCTTTATTTGTTGCTGAATTGAGGTTGTGGAGTTTATAGTGTTTGATTGCTTTTATTTGGTTTTCTGTTTAGATTTCCAAATACGTATCTGTTGGTGGGGGTCTGCAGCGATGCAATTACCCACGAGTTTAAGGGTAAAACTGTCATGACCGAGGCTGAGCGATATGAATCTCTTCGGCATTGCAAGTATGCTTCTCTCTGGTAACACTTTACTTAATTATCTGGATTTTGGACATCATATCAGATTTTTACTCCTCCGAAATATCAAGTTGGACTAATGCTCGAGATCCATTTTGGTATTTGTTGGTGATATTTGTATAGAAGACCTTACTCTAGGAATTTATTTAAAGTCTAAGTGTTATAAGTTTTGTCTTTTTTATACCCTAGTTTCATTGAAGAGGACCTTGTCACGTATGATAAGAGCTGTGAGATGATGTACATTATTGATTATCCTACCGTTGCATTTATTGAGTAATTGTTCCAAATTGACCATCATCAGAGAAAAAGGAACGACCATTCATTACTTGATGTAAAAATAAGGTGGCAAGATTTTCAAGAGTCATTTTGGTTTGTTCCATTATGTCCCTACAAAAGATAATGAGTTGTTGGCTTCATCGGAAATGGATATGAACTTAAAAACCGTAACTACAAAAGTTAATTATAAGCTGACGGCATTATGCAGTAGACCCTAGTGGATAAGTCTTGCATGAGCAAGAGATATACCATAGATAACTGCCCCTTTTTGTTACGAGTACTACGTTAAATTGGTTGTTTCTCTATTTATCGCAGATGGGTTGATGAAGTTATTCCTAATGCACCATGGGTAGTGAATCAAGAATTTCTAGACCAGCACAAAATTGATTTTGTCGCTCATGATTCGTTACCGTAAGTGCTTTTCAACTTACTTGGAAATCCTTTTCAAGATTTTAAATAAATGTTACACTAGTAGCTTGATTCAAGTTTTTCATATCTTTGTCTGTTCAAGTATTTGAGATTTGTTAGTAATTTTTAATTGCTTCATCGATCACCTATTTGTTTTTTAGTTTCTTCTCTAAATTTTTAACGCATCATGGTGTATGTCTTTTTTTTTCCTATAGTTATGCTGATACCAGTGGAGCTGGTAAGGATGTCTATGAATTTGTGAGTTCAATTTAAAACTATCAGCAATCCTTACTTTTTCTCAAACCATTTATTGGATGAATTTGATTGACTTAGCCTAATACGCAGGTGAAAGCTGCTGGAAGATTCAAGGAAACCCAGAGGACAGATGGTATTTCGACGTCTGACATCATTATGAGAATTGTCAAGGACTATAATCAATATGTCATGCGAAATCTAGCACGAGGATATACAAGAAAGGAGCTAAATCTTAGTTATGTAAAGGTGTGTTCTTGGTCGTCGATGTTTTAATGTGGATCGTCCATGTAGGTGTAGGGATCCCTGTTGCAGGCCATTTTTAAATGGTTTGCCTGTAGTTACATAGTTTATTGTTCGCTTTTACAGGAAAAGAGGTTAAGAGTCAACATGAGGCTTAAGAAACTGCATGAGAAAGTCAAAGAACAGCAGGAAAAGGTAGGAGCTATTTATCCCTCTCTTGGCTTTTGGCGGGTACTTTTATCTAAACTCTATGTATGTGTGTAATATTTGATGCTCTTTTACTACAACCAGTATAAATAGTTATTGGTTACGTCCTTTAAGCTTGTTATTCTGTCATTCAGGCAAGAATATATAAAACGTCAATTGTGCTGTTTGTGGAACATATTGATATCGTGGTCAACTGCGTCCTTCTGTCTGATCTTTATCCAAATTTTTAGCCTATTCCTTGTTCGGTCCGATGTTTTATCTTGATTTACTTTTTGGCTGTTCACACTTGTTTGGGACTAGTCTCAAAGAATGTGGCAATGactaattaataaaacatataTAAAGATAAAGCATAATTTGTAGCTGCGTAGTTTGGAAAAGCAGGTTTAAAAGAGTCAATAAGGGGAAGAAATGGCTGCAATATTCAGTCTTGTTCTTCATCATTTTTTGTGGGCAATGAGAGCTTATGGCATTCCCACCACCCTCGTCTGAGATGGAAAGAATGTATCTTGAAGAGGTGTTAGTTTTTCATTATACTTTTAAAGGATTAACATTCGCGCAACTGAATTCGTCCATGTAATGTATGTGCTTGTCAACATGAAAACTGGCATGAGGTAATGGAAAACTAAAGTGCTAAACCATCCATCACCCCTCCTAGGCTGCCACCACCCAGCCTCCGACCTTCTCCCCCGTTATTGGCAGGAGTTGACCAATGATGTAAAATTATCCCCTAATCGGCCAACTTTTTAAGTTGGGAAGGGGTGTTTGGAAATATACTCAGAAAATCAGAATTGTCGGTATCTTAGTCTGGAGTATTCTATCTTGATTCATGAAGTATATCCAGAATAAAAGAGGGAAGATTTTAATCACACCGTGAAGGCGTGAACAAGGGTTGAACAAAAGGGGCAATGTTACGAAATGGGATTTTTTATGGACAAAGGAATAAAAGTTGGCTTATTCATTGCGTGGATTAACAGAGGCCAACATTGAATTTGATCCACTTTTCTAATGTATGGTAGTAGACATTCGACCAATGTTAAATTTGGAAGTTCGATCTTAAAACTATTACGAGTAATTCTTATATTCTTCTGCTTCATGCATTAGTTTTGAATTTGCCTTGTTAAGGACTTAAGGGCATTAAAGATGATGTACAcgttaatttaaagtactttagCTATGTGGATTGCTTTGCTCATAGAGCTGTTGGTGGCTTAAgggtaatatatatatatatataagtgtcATTTGTTCATTTTCTTATTTTACAGATCCAAACTGTTGCTAAAACGGCTGGCGTGCATCATAATGAATGGGTAGAGAACGCTGATCGATGGGTTGCTGGATTTCTTGAGATGTTTGAAGAAGGGTGCCATAAAATGGTATCATACATTGCTGCAACACaaatttataatattattataaaattttaGAGTAAACGGGTTGGTCGCTGAATGTACACTTGTGGTTATATAAATTTTAAATGGAGATAATTATAAATTCGAATTTGATTATGTTTGTAATTTTGGATACATTTACCAGGGAACAGCCATCAGAGACCGAATACAAGAGCGTTTGATGGGGCAACAGTCAAGAGGATTGCTGGCTAATGGCAAGGCAGATGATGATGAAAGCGAAAAATACTTCGATCATGATGATTATGACGAGGATGATGACTACTATCACGATGAAGATGAGTACTATTATGACGACGATGACAGCGATGATAAAGAAGACGATAAAAACAACAAAGTACTGAAAAAAGAGGATAGTCATGCCGAAGGACCAGAAAACAAATAAGATAAGAAATAGTCGGGTTTATGTAACATTATAGGTTGATGAAATACTGTTAGGAGTGTCTGCTTGATTTTTTGAATGTGTGATGTAAAAATGTTACACAGTAGTGTCCTAGCGTGTCCCAGATTGTTTTTTGTACTTAAGATTGGTTAAAAACTAATTGAAACATTTGAAAGATCTTTAGCtgaaatgctatacttgttactTCATACTTCCCTGCATTATGTGAATGTCGAAACTCgaaataaagttgattaattgggAATCAAGTTAAGCTATAGGATATCAAAGTAGAATATCTTTGTGGTTAAACTCCGTGTGGGGTAGGGCATTTCATGGGCTGAAGATGGGAGTTTTGGGGTTAGTGTGTGTTTCACGGGGTTGACAACTATTTGTAGTGTTGGGGAGATTTTTAGAAGAGTGAGGCTATTTGTAGAtgggtgggtggttgttttgAGGGCAAATGTGGAATGATCGTGGTGTAAAGAAAACACACAAACATTTCACCCACAAACTTTCACTCTCAATCATAATCTTTAACAATACTACGGAGTATATATTTGCCAAACAAATCATTTAGATGAAGTTCGACACATGGTgaattttaagtacttgtaagatCAAATCTAGTCATTTTGTGTAAAACTATTTTAGACCAAATTATTCAAATCAACTCACAATAAACCAGTCGAAGTCATCATTTTTCAAGTTTTGTTTTGAATAACCCGATAACTTACTTTGAATCTTATCATTCCAGGTCGAATGATAGCATCACATCAATCCAATTAAAGTAACTTTAAATTATATTCTTTTTATTAAATCCATTTTAAATCGAATCAACTTGAATGAGTAAGCCAAAACCGTCAATTTAACCAAATTCAATCAACTTCTAAATAAAAACCACCGTACCAAAAACTAATTGCCGACATAGAGAAAGAGACTTTTATCGAATCAAATACAAacacaaaatgaaaataaaaataaaaataaagaaataataataatgaggaAGAAATCATAGGAAGAAGGCAACCCCCACGATTCACAATTCACAATCAATTAATTCTTTCTTACATTTCACTCTACAAAAATCAATCAAATCAATAaataattaatgtcaaataacCGTAACGCGATTCCGCATTTGGATCCGCCCACGGACCGACCCGTACGGGTTTACGCCGATGGCATCTACGATCTCTTCCACTTTGGTCATGCTCGTTCTCTTGAACAAGCCAAAAAatcgtatgtttttttttttgggtttaatTTTGATGATTGATCGATTGGGTTTTCTGATTATTGTTTAATTTAATTGGGTTTTAAtggttgttttgttgattttgttataCTCTccccgtcccaatcatttgtttacattggAATGATGGTGTGTGATAATCAAGCTGGTCATTCTGGGGTCGGTGAttatgatgaattgatgatatCTTCGTATGTTGTTGAATAATAtttgattttttgttttttttttccttctgcTTTTTGTATGTAGATTCCCAAATACATATTTGTTGGTGGGAGTCTGCAGCGATGAAATTACCCACAGGTTTAAGGGTAAAACTGTTATGACCGAGGCTGAGCGATACGAGTCTCTTCGGCATTGCAAGTAAGCTTCTCTTTCTCAATCCTTTCATCCCTAATGAGTATGAGGATCCCGTATATATCTTATGGAGCAAATTGTATGCAATCTTGTTAGGTCTCTTTACTCTTATTTTCCCAAAGACCCAAACAACTTGTTGGACGAGTGCTCCAGATCCCTTTTAGTGGTCGTTGCTGATTTTGTTTAAAAAAGTCATTATTTAAGAATAAGGCCGCATGAGTTACAACTGGTCGTTTGGTTACCCTATGAGAAACACACGAATTTCAATTTACTTGACTTGCGAAATGGGCAAGTTGTTTGGGTActtcaattcacatgaattggaacttCCAAGGAATTTTAGTTTCCAATTCATCCGTGATGGATAAGTCACAATTGCAATATTATATCAAACTCCTATATGCAATCAAGCAACATTTTCCGGTTCACATGAATTTTAAAATTACGTGATATAACTCTTCCTAATTCCTAGGCATTGCAAGTTCCTACTTGCAAGTGTGTGCAACCAAACAACCATTTAAATGTCAGTTGGAATTGTTTCACTTTTTACCAAAGACAAGAAAATAAGTCATTGGCTTCATCTAAAATAGATATGAACCTAGAAACCATAATTAACGAAAAGTAAATGATCATGAGGTAATCACAAGGCCAATGCTTTATACAGTAGACCTTAGTGTTCGAGTCTTACATGAGCAAGTGACCTATCAATATATCATTGATTTTTGTCTTCATGTTACTGCATTATATAGATAGTTTTCCTGTTTGCTTTATCACAATTGTTAGTTATTTATCGCAGATGGGTTGACGAAGTTATTCCTGATGCACCGTGGGTAGTAAATCAAGAATTTCTAGATGAGCATAAAATCGATTTTGTGGCTCATGATTCCTTACCGTAAGTGTTTTTAAAGCTTTGACAGGTAGCTTGATTTAAGATTTTCATATTTTGGTCCATTcaagtttttgttttaaatttttggTAAAAAAATTAGGCCACGAGATGTGTTCATCATTGTCTATGATTTATTTACAGATTTCTTCTTTACTGTACCGCGTTAATGGTATAACGCTTGACACATTGTGTATCGTTTCTATCATTTTCCTACAGTTATGCTGATACCAGTGGAGCCGGTAAGGATGTCTATGAATTTGTAAGTTCAATTAATTCAACCCTTGCTTCTTCTCAAAGCATGTATAGAATGCATTTGATTAACTTAGCCTCATTATGCAGGTGAAAGCTGCCGGGAGGTTCAAGGAAACCCAGCGGACGGATGGTATTTCGACTTCTGACATCATTATGAGGATTGTCAAGGACTATAACCAATATGTTATGCGAAATCTGGCACGAGGATATACAAGAAAGGAGCTAAATCTTAGTTATGTAAAGGTGTGTTCTTGGCTGTTGATGTTTGGATCGTTCATGTAGATGTACGGATGCTGCTGGCCACTTTTTGTTGTCTATCTTGAATTTCAttgttttattctttgcttttacAGGAAAAGAGGTTAAGAGTCAATATGAGGCTAAAGAAACTACATGAGAAAGTCAAAGAGCAGCAGGAAAAGGTATGAGCAATTACCTCTTTTTTTGCTAGGATACTTCAAGTTCTGTTAGCAAAAATCCTGATGTATTGCGTTGTCTTTGAT
Protein-coding sequences here:
- the LOC141622110 gene encoding choline-phosphate cytidylyltransferase 2-like yields the protein MSNTTNETSTRSSRIPHMDPPTDRPVRVYADGIYDLFHFGHARSLEQAKKSFPNTYLLVGVCSDAITHEFKGKTVMTEAERYESLRHCKWVDEVIPNAPWVVNQEFLDQHKIDFVAHDSLPYADTSGAGKDVYEFVKAAGRFKETQRTDGISTSDIIMRIVKDYNQYVMRNLARGYTRKELNLSYVKEKRLRVNMRLKKLHEKVKEQQEKIQTVAKTAGVHHNEWVENADRWVAGFLEMFEEGCHKMGTAIRDRIQERLMGQQSRGLLANGKADDDESEKYFDHDDYDEDDDYYHDEDEYYYDDDDSDDKEDDKNNKVLKKEDSHAEGPENK
- the LOC141622111 gene encoding choline-phosphate cytidylyltransferase 2-like — encoded protein: MSNNRNAIPHLDPPTDRPVRVYADGIYDLFHFGHARSLEQAKKSFPNTYLLVGVCSDEITHRFKGKTVMTEAERYESLRHCKWVDEVIPDAPWVVNQEFLDEHKIDFVAHDSLPYADTSGAGKDVYEFVKAAGRFKETQRTDGISTSDIIMRIVKDYNQYVMRNLARGYTRKELNLSYVKEKRLRVNMRLKKLHEKVKEQQEKIQTVAKTAGVHHNEWVENADRWVAGFLEMFEEGCHKMGTAIRDRIQERLMGQQAAGLLANGKADDDESEEYFDHYDDDDDYYYDEDEYYYDDDVSDDEDDKNEAPKLEARHVEGSETKEEKKLPSITV